In the Campylobacter lari genome, TACTTCTTAAAATAGCTTTGATTTTTACTTTGACTATTTTGGAAATACTTGGATTATAAATTTGTAATTCTTGTCCTATTTTAAGTTCAAGCTGTTTAGCTAGATCAGCCCCTACAAAGGCACTATCTCCACTAAAATCACTCAAAGAAAAACTTCCTTTTAAAACTTCCATAAAAGGCTTAGTAAGCTTTAAATTTGCAAAATCAACCCCAACCACCACCGCACTTGAGCTTTCAAGATTATAAAAACCATATAAAAATGGGGTTAAAGCCTTTGCTTTCAAGCTTTCTTTAACTTGATTAAACTCATCCATGCTTAAAAATTCATCATCTTTTGGCGTGATGATAAAATTAGCTCCATAAGCTTTTAATTCTTTAGATAATTTTGTGTCAATATCAAAATAAATATTAAAAAATGAAGCACTAACCATAGCACCCATAAACACAGCTATAAAAATAATACAAACTCTTTTATAAGAAAAAATAAGAGATTTAAAAACCTCTTGCATAAAAAAATTATTTCCCATATAAAACCTCTGAAGTAGAAAGTTTAGAAATTCCTTTGATAGAGAACAAACATCCTAAAAATACTATAAGCATCGCAAAAAATAAACAAATTGGTAAAATAATCCAAGATATAGCAATAGTATGGTCAAATATACTTAGAGCAATAACTTCTGAAACCCCAACGCCAAAAGCAAAACCAAAAACTGCTCCAACTAAAGCTACCACAACCCCTTCTAGTGCAAAAATCATATAAATTTGCAAAGTGCTAGCACCCAAAGCTTTTAAAAGTCCTATTTCGCTTTTTCTTCTAAAAATATCTGCACTCATTAAAGATGATATGGCTATGGAAGCTACGATTAAACATATAATGCTAACTACACCCATTAAAGATTGAATTTTAGACACTATCAAACTTTCTGCATCTGAAATCGCACTCACTACTTTTGTGCTAGCACCTTTAAAATCTTCTGCGATTTGATAAGCAATAGAACTTACATAAGCAGTGCAATACCACTGATCATACTCAAGCTGATTAAGACTATCTACATCGCGTCTTGCTTTTTGTGCTAAATCGTTTTCAGGTATAGTCAAAGCTGAAACTTCTGCTTTAGCAAACAAACCTTCTTTTTTAGAAAGTTTTTGTGCTAAAAGTAAAGAAGTAATGATTTTATTTGAAAAAGCTTGAGTTAAGTCTATAATACCAACAACTTTTGTTTTAAAAATTTGATCATTTTGCACAAGAGTAATTTCATCATTTATTTTTAAATCATATTTTTGTGCTAAGTCTTTTCCTAGCATTATTTCATCTAAACTATCATCTTTTGGGTAGCTTCCTTTGATTTGACTATATTTGTATAATTCTTTAATACCTGCATAAAAATCATCATCATCTTGCACCTTTATAGCCTTATCAAAATAAGTTCCCACTAAAGAGATATTTTCATAATTTGTATTTGGAGTTTGAATTTTTACTTGGGTATCTAAAAATGGTGCAAAGGCGTTGATATTATTTCTCCAAAAAATTTCTTTTATAGTATGGAGTTTGCTTTCTTCTAAAAAATTTTGATTTTTCAAAGGCTCATAGATTTTATTACCCACTTCTACACTTAAACTTGCACCTTTAGGTAAAACTAAAATGTTCGATCCATAACTTCTTAATTCTTTTGTGATTTCATTACCTATGCCCAAAGTAAGATTTAACATCGTAGCCATAAGTAAAGTAGCTAAAAAAATCGTTAGCAAGGCTAGAGATTTTTGAATTTTATTTTGAAAAATGGAATTTTTTACAATCTTAATTTGCATAGTCATTTCCTAATAAATTATGAATTCTATATTTTGAAGTCTTATTCATATCGATGTATTTTAAAGGATCATTTTTAAACTCTTCATAGTTTTTTTCATTAGCAAAAAAATATGTTCTTCCTTTATAAACATAAGATCTTGGCGCTTTTAAATTAATTAGTTCAGTATTATCAATAGGATCATAAACTTTCTTTTCTACTACTTGAGTGAAAAAATTTACCCCATCTAAAATTTCTGAAAAAGGTATAATAACTTTGCCATTTTCAAATTTATATTTCATAGGGATAGGATTACACCCACCTGCCTTACCTACACTTGGTAAGAAAATTCTAACATTACATGAGATACAAATTAACTCTCCACCTTTTTTAACATAACCCATATCCCCACATATACTACAAGCATCAAAAACAGCTACTGGTGAGTCTTTATCTTCTCTTTTGTTGATTAAGAAAAATCTTACCACTTTACCCTCATCGCTAATATAAGCAAAGCGGTGTAAGTTATTATCTCTTAAAATAGCTACATCAAAGACAAATTCATCATTTTCATTTGGCTCTACATAGGTTGGTTCATCTATGGTTACCGGTCTTGAAGCATGCATGTCATAAAAGAGAAAAATACAAAGACTTAAAATCATAGCACTAAAAATACTTGCACTAAAATTAGTTATAGTTGAATTTTTTGCTTGATTTTTTCTAAATTCTATATCAAAATCTTTTTTCTTAGTATTTTCACTTACTCTTTGCTTTAGAGCTAAAACTATAAAAAGCCCTAATAACACAAACCATCCATAAGTATAAAATTTAGCATAATACACACTTTTTGCCACATAGCTTAAATACAAGCTTTCTGTTTCTATCACGCCTTCTCTCATAAGGTGTAATAAAATTTGTGCTAAAGCTTCATTTAGATAAAAAATTACGATAATAAATAAAAATAAATTTAAAAACTTGAATTTAAATTCTCTTAGCCATCTTGTAAAAAGATAAACCCCAAAACACACAACAAAAGCAAGTAAAATAAGCCCAAAAGAGCTAATCGCTAAAGAATCTAAAAAATTAGTGCTTAATATAGGAAAGTCAATAGAAATATGTAAGTATTTTACACCAAAAGCAAAAGATAATAAAAAAAGCAATATTGCTTGAATTTTTTCTTTTAAAAAATTATTTTTTAAAAAAGAAAAAATGATAATGCCCAAAAACAATAAAACAAATAAAATATCATTAGAAAAATACAACAAATCATAGCTTAGTGTTTTAGCGCTAATAAAAAAAGCAAAATAAGAAAAAACAAAACCTACAAAAGCAAGTTTGAACACTAAAGAATTTTTTAGATTATAAAAAAATAAAGCACTCAAAAGCGCATAAGAAAAAAATACTCCAAAAAAATGTACAAAATAAATCGACATAGGCTCTTCTTTGATAGAATTTATTTATAAAATCAATAATTTCATAAATAAACCCTAGCAAAAAGCTAGGGAAAAATCACTTAGGTTTTCCTGTGTATTTGAAGTTGTATTTAACTGAAAACGGCTCAAACCATTTACCAACACCTGTTTCTTTATCAACATGGCGTCCAAAACCTTGTTTTTCTGGGCTTTCTATTAAAAATACTAACTCATAATTTCCTATACCTGTATCCATTTTTAAATTCGCACCATAGTGAGGGCCATCATCTGCAACCATAGGCATAAGAGTTCCTGTTTTTACTTTACCATTATCAAGATTAGTTAGCTTATAAGCTATAGTTAAATAAGGGATCCAAAAGCCTTCTGGAAAGCCGTTTTTATTGCCCTTTAATGCATGAATATCTGCTTCAAGGTGAATATCTGCTAAACTTGCTGCAAGATCAATCCCTCTTGGCTCCATTTCGATTGGTTGTAAATAAACCGCTGCTATTTCCATACCATTTAACTCATAAGGATCGCCAATTGGCACCTCTGCTGCAAAAACTGAACTAGCTAAAATACTAGCTGCTGCGCCTAAACTTAATAAAGTTTTTTTCATATTTTTTCCCTTTTATTTGAAATTTGCTTTGTTATAAAAATACCCATAATGAGTAAGATTAAAACCATAAACTGAGGTATGATGCTCTCATAGTAAGGATAAATTCCAAGCCATAAAATTCCTTCAAAATCAAAAGGAAGTAAGCTTGGGGTGATAACCTTAGCTTCTATGAGCTCACCAATGCCTTTGCCTGTAAAGACAAAGACCATATAAAAAATAATGTATGAAGTTATATAGAAAAATTGTTTTACTGGTATTTTTAAAGCACCAGCTTTTAATAAATAATAAAGTATGATAAGTATAATTAATCCACTAGCTAATCCTATAAATATAAAACTATAATCTATGCTTGTTTTTGCATCAAATAATAAAGCCTGATAAAAAAGAATAGTTTCAGCACCTTCTCTATATACAGCTAAAAATACACTAAACCATAAGGTTTTTGCTGAATTATTAGAGATAGCTTCAACTGCTTGAGTTTTTACATAATTTGCCCATTTTTTATTTTGTGCATTTGATAAAAGCCAAAAACCTACATAAAATAATAATGCAACAGCCACAAGCATAGTAATGCCTTCTAGCAACTCTCTACTTTGCCCTGCTTGTTCTTTAAAAATCCATGAAATAAAAAATGCGGTTACAAAACTTAAAAACACTCCACTCCAAAGTGCTGAATATACTATATTTAAACGCTTTTTATTGCCACTTTGAACTAGGTATGAAACTATAGCTACAATGATAATTAAAGCTTCCAAACCCTCTCTTAAAATAATACCTAAAGCCCATATAAATAAAGACATAGGTGAGGATTCTTGAATTTTATCTAAAGAGCCTTCTACTAAGGCACTAAGCTCGTCAAAATTTTGTTTTAATTCTTCTTTAGAAGCACTTGCTTTAATAAGCGCAACGCCTTTTGAAAAATAACTTTCTATTTTTAATTTCAAAGCGCTATCAATAGCACCAATTTTACTTTCCATACCACTTGCTTCAAAAATATCCAAATACACATTTTGTAAAGCATCTATGCTATTTAAATTAAATCCCTCATAATTTTGCAAAATATCATTAAGAGCAATTTTCATATCATCATATACTTTAGTATAGTTTTTAGTACTCATAGCACTCTCATCAAAACCTTTAACCTGAAGTAAAGCTAATTCTTCTTTAGGCAATGCTAAAAACGCTTCATATAATAAATCTGATATATTTGAAATTTCATCTCTAATAGTTTTTTCATCTAAAGTATTAGCGTTGATTTTTCTTATAATAGTTCTAAGTTTAGTTTGAATTTTTTTATCCACCCCTGCCTTAGTATATCTTGCTACTAAAACTTCTACTTTTGAATTTCTATAATCTTCAAACAATGCTGATTGAATCAAATCTTTAGCTTTTTGATAGTCTTTATTTACAAAAGCTAATGCAGCCTGATCAAGCTTTGAAATCATCGAATCCATTAAAAATTGTAATCTTGCATCCAAAGCCGAAGCTTCTTGCAAAGCTAGCAATGCTTCATCTTTTTGAGTGCTTTGTTCCTGAGCAATCAAACTTTGAGTTGAATTTTGTGAAGTTTGTTCTTTAACATTCTCTTCAAGCAAAGCTGCAAACATTGCTTCAGCTTGTGCTTGACGCTCTTTTTCTGCTTTTAAAGACGAGCTTTCAGCTGCCTTTTTATCATAATTTACATCACTAGCTTCAGCTTTAAGTTGAAAGCCTTTTTCTAAAATAGGAACTATTTCATCTAAATCAAAATACAAACTACTAATCAAAGCTTCTATTTTAGAAAAATCTTCTTTATCTTTATATAGCTTTCTTAAATTAACAAATTTACGCTCCATAACAATGGCTTTTCTACCGACATTACGCCCAATAGAACCTTCCATGGTTTCAAAATGTTGAAAATAAGCATCTTCTGCCTTTTTTTTCGCTTCTAAATTTTTATTTTCTTTATATAAAATCATACTTTCATTTAAAATTTGCTTGATTGCTTGAGCTTCTTTTTGATAATCAATCTCTCTTGCATAAACAATAGAACAAAATAAAAAAATCATTAATAAACTTATTTTTCTAAACACTATTTTCTCCAAAAATGATATTCATTTTTAAAATCATAGTCGCAAGTATAGTACTAGCTTTCTTAAATTTAGATAAACATTATCATTATTTATTTCATAATAAATCAGATGAAAATACTACAAAATGCTACTTTTATCTACAAAATAAGCTAAAAAATTCTTATTTTTAGGATTATTGTTTATTTTTTATTTATTTTAGTTATAAAAATAAGTTTTTCTTTGCTAGTATGTGTCGTTTTTAAATTATAAAGGAGTTTTTATGATAGTAATTACCCATAAAAAACCAAGTAAAATCAAAAAAATGTTAAAAAATTTAGGTTTTTGGGTAATTATAGGAATAATAGCTGGCATTAGCCTTGGCTTATTAGATAAAGAACTTGCATTAGCTAGTAAAATCGGGGTAGATTATTTTATACAAGCTTTAAAAATTCTCATAGGGCCTATTATATTTTTAACCATTGTTTTAGGAGTTGTTAGTCTTGAGAGTTTAAAGCAAGTTGGAAGTATAGGTGCTAAAGCTTTATTATACTTTGAAGTAGTGAGTACTTTTGCTTTAGCTATTGGTATTTTTATGGCAAATATTATGGGACCTGGAAAAGGAATGAATCTTGATCCAAGCACCTTAGATAAAGATAGCGTAGCTCAATTTGTTAATAAAAACATAGAAATAAGCGCGCAAAATGAGATTTTGCATATTTTAAAAGATGCTATACCTACTGACATCATCGCTGCTTTTAGCGAAGGAAAAACCTTGCAAATTTTAGTTATAGCTCTAGCTTGTGCTTTTATTGTTTCACTTATGAGGGTTGATGAGAGAAAAGCTATACAAAAAACCTTAGAAATAATGCAAAGCTTTGTTTTTAAAATTCTAGAAATTATTATGTATTTTTCTCCTATTGCTGCTTTTTCTGCGATGGCATTTTTAGTGGCAAAATATGGGCTTGATTCTTTATTAAATTTAGGATATTTGCTTGTTGTTATGCTATTTGCTTCTTTGCTTTTTATCTTTGGAGTTTTAGGACTTATTTGTTTTATTGCTAAAGTTAATATTTTTAAATTTATGCGTTTTATTTCAAGAGAAGTTTTGATAGTTTTTGCCACAAGCTCTAGTGAATCAGCACTAGCTCCACTTATGAGAAAACTTGAAAAAGCAGGAATTTCAAAGGCCACCGTGGGTTTAGTATTACCGACTGGGTATAGTTTCAATCTTGATTGTACTAATATTTATTTAGCTATGAGTTTGATTTTTCTTGCACAAGCTTTTAATGTAGAACTTTCTTTGATGCATGAAATTAGCATTTTAATCGTACTAATGATAGCTTCAAAAGGTGCTGTTGGTGTAACTGGTTCAGGTTTTATCATACTAGGAAGTACGCTGGCAGCTTTATCTAATATGCATATAGCAGAAGCTAACAATGGCTTAGGAGCAAGCTTGGGAGAGGTTTTACCTGTGGCTGCTATTTCTATACTTTTGGGTGTGGATAAATTTATGTCTGAAATTCGTGCGGTAGGAAATTTATGCGGTAATAGCGTAGCAGCTTTAATCGTAGCTATTTGGGATAAACAAATAGACTGGGAAAAATTCCGCTACGCTCTTGATAATCCTAAAGAATTTACAAATGCAGGTTTTGATTAAAAAACCTCTTTTTGTATTTTTTCTACATATTTTTCTCTTAACTTTTGAGTATAAAAACCTACTTTACCATCATTAATTACCTTGCTATCTGCTTTTATAACACCCAAAATCAAAAAAGTAGCTGCAGAAATAAAGACCTCATCAGCTTCATATACTTCTTTCATACTAAAAGCTCTTTGATCTACTTTAAGATCAAGTTCTTTTGCAAATTTCAAGATATTTTTACGGCGAATTCCTGGTAAAATTTCATTAGAAAATGGCTTAGTGATTAAAGTTTTATCTTTTATAATAAAAGCTGAACTACTAGAAGCTTCCGTTACTAAAGCATTTTCCACCATAAAAGCTTCAAAAACCTTAGCTTTTACAGCTTCCTCTTTTGCAAGACATTGAGCTAATAAAGAAATTGATTTTATATCCCTTCTTTTCCATCTTAAATCAGCTGTTGAAATAACACTCACTCCGTTTTTAGCATGCTCATGCTCAATCACCTTGCATTCAAAAGCAAAAGCCATAATAGTAGGTTTTAACCCCTTTAAAAGAGCAAAATTTCTACTAGCAACCCCTCTAGTAACTTGCATGTAAAGTCCACCTTCTTTAAGAGAGTTTTTAATGATTAATTGCTCTAAAATATTTTCAAATTCTTCTTTTGTATAAGGAATTTGTAATTCAATTTGAGCCAAACTGCGCTCAAAACGCTCCCAAAATTCTTCCTTATCAGCTATTTTTGCATTTACCACAGGAACTACTTCATAAATTCCATCCCCAAAGATAAAACCTCTATCAAAAACACTCACTTTAGCTTCACTAGCTTTTACAAACTCATCATTTAAAAATACTATTTCCATTTCTTGCATAAACCCTCCTTTTAATCAAATAAATCAACAATATCTTTTGGCAAATCAAGCTGATTAGAATAATAAAAATACTTAGCTAAAACTAAAATTCCTATATAAAATTCTATCTTTTCATCCAAAAATTGCTCTATGTAAGCATGGGCATTTTGTATGATTTCTTTTGCTTTATATGGATTAGCTAAATAATAATCAAGTAAAGCTTCTACATTTTCATAATCATCATCAATCAAAGCAAAATGCTCATTTGGAACTAATTTTCCTTCCATAAACCAAGTTTCATAGCGCATTTTTGGAGCTAAAACTAACGAATTTGTTTTCATTGCCCACTTTAAGTTACTTGCTACATCATTACCTTCTAGTGAAAGTAAAAATTTAAACTGAGTTTGATGGACTCTACTAATTTTAAAATTTAAATTCTTAATCCATTTTTCGGCTTGAATTTTTCTACCACCAACATGAGCAATATCACAACGAGGATTATCAAAATACTTTTCAAAAAATTTAATACGATGAGGCTGATAAATCGCACCTCTAAAAAAAAGCAAGTCTTTCTTATCTTCAAATTGATTTTTATCTTGTATAAAATCAAAATGTCTGTTTTTATCTAATTTTAAAATGATGTTATTAAAACCATTTTTAACTGGTCTTGATTTAGCTATACTTGGATATTTAAGATTATAACTAATATCCCCAAAACCTTTAATCCACAAAAAATCATCATTAAAATATTTACTAATTGCATAAGCATCATAAGCATAGGAAGTTTTTTTAAAAGGAAATTTTCCTATTTTTTCATAATTTTGAAAATTTTTTATATCAAAAAAATCATTTTGTAGATTGTAATAATTTAAGCGAGTAATAATATTATCTATATTTTTTGATTTTAAAATTTCTTTTAAAATATTTTGTAATTGATTTTGATAAATTTTTCTAGGTATGAAACTTTTAGCTATACCTTTTACATTCATCATAAATCTAGAATCTGCCATTTTTCTTCCGTTTTGATATTAAAATAACATAAATTTTATCACAAGATTTCATTTACAAGACTTAAAATTTTAGTTTATTTAAAAACAAAAATGTTAAAATCACAAAAATCACAAACTAACTGGGTAAAAAATGAAAATACAAGAATTTATCTTAAACTTTATTTTTAAAGTTTCAAATCAACCTGTTAATTTAAAGGATTTACTAGAAGCAAATGCCTTGCTTAATGAGGGCATGATGATAGATCCTGCAAAATTAAATTTTAAATTTAAGGTGTTTAATTCTTATCTTATTTATGCATTTTTTTGTATAGCTATTTTAGTTCCTATGCTTATCATTAGTCATTATTTTTTAACAATTATTGATTTTCATATTAGTATTTTAAGTGCTATTTTTGTCACTGCTTGTGTTTTTATTGGCTATGATATTTTTAAAATTTATACTAGAAAAATTATTAGTAAAAGATTGCTAAAAAAAGCTTGGGCTTTACATTTTCCATATTTTGCTTATGAAAAATACTCAAAAATAGCAGAAAATATCTACAATCAAGCTATCAAAGAAGAAATCCCAAAAAATCAACTTGAGCAATATGTTTTAGAAAAAATCATTCAAACACAAGATTAATCTAAAAAGTCTAAAACCTGATTTTGAAAATACAGTGCTTCAAGCTGTCTTTTAAGTTCTTTGTTTTCTTCATCTAAAACAAGTTCTTGCGATCTTAAATCTGCTATATCTCTACTTACATAATAAATTTGATTTCTAATATAAATTTGTGGGAAAAATATCAACAAAGCAAATGCTATCATTAAACCTGCGTATAATAAATTTTTAGGACTTAAATTTTTATTTTCCTCGCTTACTATACTGTCTAAAAGCTCGTATTTATCTTCTTGATTATATTCTTGGTTTTCTTCAAGTCTTACTTTTTCTTCTAAAATTTTTTGCTCTTGTTTGGCTAATTTTTCTTTTTCTTTTAATTCTTCTTGAGCTTTTTTTATTTTTTCTTGTTCGATTTTTTTTTGCTCTTTTAATTCTTGCTTGAGCTTGGCCTTTTCTTTTCTTTTTTCTTTTAAATCTTGAAATTTTGAAGCGACAAAGACATTACTTTGAGTAAGAATTTTAGATATTTGAATAGAATCTTTATTTTCTTGCTTTTTTTCTATTTTTTTAACTTCTTGTATTGATTTATTATTAATTGCTTTAGAATTTGCAATATTTTTTTTATCAAATTTTTCTTTTTGTTTTTTGAAAAAATTAAGTTGTAATTTAAAAGGTTTTTTTTCTTCTAATTTAACATTAATCAAATCTTCTTTTAAATAAATAGCGGATTGTTTTTTAGGTTTTTCTTCATATTCTTCATCAAAATCTGTAAATTTAGGTCTTTTTTTACGTTGTATTCTATTTTTTAATATACGATCACTTTCATTGAAATTTTGCTCATATTCTTCATAAGGCCTACCTTCTTTAATAGCCCTAGAATATTTCAACATTTTTTCACGTATATTTTGTTTTTCTTTTAAAAAATCATCTTCAACCATTATTTACCTAAAATAAAAAATTCTCATTTTTGCACAACTTGATCTGCTATTATAGCTTATTTCTTCTTTGGAGGCACTTATAGCTTTTTTACTTAAAATTTTCCCAAGACTATGTCCTTTGCCACATTCACATTTTATAGCTCTTTCATCACAAATACAGTCTTTTTCCCATCTTTTAAAAGTATTTTTTACTATCCTATCTTCCAAAGAATGAAAGCTAATAATAGCTAATTTACAATCTTTTAATTTTGCTTTTTCTATATTTTCAAGTAAGGATTTTAACTCACCAAGTTCATTATTTACTTCTATGCGTAAAGCCTGAAACACAAGCAAAGCTAAAGATACATTGCGTCCTTTTAACTTAGCATTTCCTATAATTTGGCTTAATTCTTTTGCACTTACAATCTCTTTTTGACTTCTTGCATTGATAATTTTTTGAGCAAGCATTGAAGCAACCGGTGTTAAATCTCCATAGTCTTTAAAAATTTGCTCCAAAGCTTCCTTGCTGTAAAAATTAACTACTTCTTTAGCGCTTAAAGGATTATTTTGATCCATTCTCATATCTAAAAAATCAGAATTTAGTGAAAAACCTCTATCATTTTTATCAAGTTGCAAAGAAGATACACCAATATCAGCTAAAATTCCTCTTAAGTTTTGCGTTGAAATTTGAGTTAAAATATCTTTAAAACCTATATGGTTAAAACTTACCCTATCTTGAAAATTTTTTAAAAAATCTTTAGAAAAATTTAAAGCTTCTAAATCTTTATCACAAGCAATTAATCTTAGTTTCTCATGGGCTTGTAATAATGCTTTAGAATGTCCTCCATAACCCAAAGTACAATCTAAAAAATCTCCACCATCAAAATCATCAAAAGCATCTAAAACTTCTTGCAATAAAACAGGAATATGTGGACTTTGCAAAATAAACCTTTAAAATATTTTTTAGTATAATATCTTAGTTAAGTTTAAAACAAGGTTTTTGATGAATAAAGAAAATATCATTTCTCAAATTAAAATACTTTCTACTTCAATGTTTAAAAAAAATTTTTTTGGAATTTGTCACGGCTCTGTTTCAGCTAAATTATCTCAAGGATCATTTATTATCAATAAAAATAATGCGTTTTTAAATCAACTAGATGAAAAAAATCTAAGTATTTTAAAATTTGCAAAAGATTATAGCTGGGATGAAGCTAGTAGCGATTCTGAAATCCATAAAAGTATATATGAAAACATACCTGAAGCTAAATTTATATGTTTTGCTTGCCCAGCTTATACCTTATCCATGAGTTTAAATCATGATTTTATAACACCTCAAGATTATTTTGGTGAAATTTTTTTAGAAGAAATTCGAGTTTATAATCCCAAAAGTTATGAAGACTGGGAAGATAGATCACAAACTGAAATTTATCGCTCTATGCTAGAGCAAAAACAAAATTTTGTTGTTGTAAAAGGTTATGGCATCTTTGCTTATGGTAGAACAAGTTATGAATTAGGCAAAATTATAGATTTAATTGAAAATTCTTGCAAAATCATCCATTTAGCTGAAACAAATTTATCATAATCTTTTAAAATTAATTTTTTATTAATCACAAATTATCTATAATTTATGGTTTAATTTATTTAATTATGGATTGGGGTTAAAATGCTCACTTGGATGCAGCATCATAAAAAATATTTAGTTGTAACTATTTGGATTAGTGTTATTGCTTTTGTTGGAGCAGGTTTTGTTGGTTGGGGGAGTTATGATTTTAACACCGACAGATCAAATTCTGTTGCAAAAGTAGGCGATGAAAAAATAAGCTATGATGAGTTTAATCTTAAATACTCTCAACTATTTGGCTATTATTCTCAGCTAAACAATGGTAATTACACACAAGAACAGGCACAAAAAGATGGCTTAGACACCCAAGCTATCAATGAACTTATACAAGAAAAACTATTACTTTCTTATGCTAAAACCTTAGGTTTGAATGTAAGCGAGGAAGAAATTGCTTATGATTTAGCACATCAAAAAATCTTTCATAATACTTCAGGTGTTTTTGACAAAAATTTATACTACAATCTGCTTGCAAGAAACAACTATGCACCAAAAACTTATGAAAAAATCATTCATGATGAGTTATTACTTAAAAAAATCAATGCTATTTTAAATTTACAAAT is a window encoding:
- a CDS encoding glycosyl transferase family 90 — encoded protein: MADSRFMMNVKGIAKSFIPRKIYQNQLQNILKEILKSKNIDNIITRLNYYNLQNDFFDIKNFQNYEKIGKFPFKKTSYAYDAYAISKYFNDDFLWIKGFGDISYNLKYPSIAKSRPVKNGFNNIILKLDKNRHFDFIQDKNQFEDKKDLLFFRGAIYQPHRIKFFEKYFDNPRCDIAHVGGRKIQAEKWIKNLNFKISRVHQTQFKFLLSLEGNDVASNLKWAMKTNSLVLAPKMRYETWFMEGKLVPNEHFALIDDDYENVEALLDYYLANPYKAKEIIQNAHAYIEQFLDEKIEFYIGILVLAKYFYYSNQLDLPKDIVDLFD
- the rsmH gene encoding 16S rRNA (cytosine(1402)-N(4))-methyltransferase RsmH gives rise to the protein MQSPHIPVLLQEVLDAFDDFDGGDFLDCTLGYGGHSKALLQAHEKLRLIACDKDLEALNFSKDFLKNFQDRVSFNHIGFKDILTQISTQNLRGILADIGVSSLQLDKNDRGFSLNSDFLDMRMDQNNPLSAKEVVNFYSKEALEQIFKDYGDLTPVASMLAQKIINARSQKEIVSAKELSQIIGNAKLKGRNVSLALLVFQALRIEVNNELGELKSLLENIEKAKLKDCKLAIISFHSLEDRIVKNTFKRWEKDCICDERAIKCECGKGHSLGKILSKKAISASKEEISYNSRSSCAKMRIFYFR
- a CDS encoding class II aldolase and adducin N-terminal domain-containing protein — its product is MNKENIISQIKILSTSMFKKNFFGICHGSVSAKLSQGSFIINKNNAFLNQLDEKNLSILKFAKDYSWDEASSDSEIHKSIYENIPEAKFICFACPAYTLSMSLNHDFITPQDYFGEIFLEEIRVYNPKSYEDWEDRSQTEIYRSMLEQKQNFVVVKGYGIFAYGRTSYELGKIIDLIENSCKIIHLAETNLS